In Coturnix japonica isolate 7356 chromosome 9, Coturnix japonica 2.1, whole genome shotgun sequence, a single window of DNA contains:
- the LOC107318198 gene encoding phospholipid scramblase 1 isoform X2, whose product MFFSLLLTGEVQAPPGTPVGYVVQNWHPCLPKFTIQDEKRMDVLKISGPCVVCSCCEDVNFEVKTLDEDATIGRISKQWSGFLKEAFTDTDNFGVSFPMDLDVKMKAVMLGACFLIDFMFFESIGDSHQRTGVWQ is encoded by the exons atgtttttttccctgctgcttaCAGGAG AAGTTCAAGCACCTCCAGGAACACCAGTAGGTTATGTTGTCCAGAACTGGCATCCCTGCTTGCCTAAGTTTACTATTCAGGATGAAAAAAGAATGGATGTACTGAAAATTAGTGGCCCTTGTGTCGTCTGCAGCTGTTGTGAGGACGTTAATTTTGAG GTGAAGACTTTGGATGAGGATGCTACTATTGGGAGGATTTCTAAGCAGTGGTCTGGGTTTTTGAAAGAAGCATTTACAGATACTGATAACTTTGGAGTCTCATTTCCAATGGACCTTgatgtaaaaatgaaagctgtcaTGCTCGGTGCTTGCTTCCTTATC GACTTCATGTTTTTTGAGAGCATTGGTGACAGCCATCAGCGAACGGGAGTGTGGCAGTGA